One genomic window of bacterium includes the following:
- a CDS encoding amidohydrolase, which produces MKADLILAGGRIRTLGRSGLRTNSHLAVAGGRVIACGGAELMGLRGSRTQVVKLSGSAVLPGFNDAHAHVVYYGLTRFGADLGGARSVGDILDRLKAHARRLKPGEWQHGMGYRADELAERRQPHRRELDRVTGRRPCFIDERGGHARVANSAALEVARITADTANPPGGRIGRELDGTPNGLLLETAMRLVADVQPPPSLERRTQGILRAQRLLLSRGITSVGAAVNRGFADDLRAYQGLAAGRRLKLRVNEFLSWELLDAASSLGVRAGFGGALVRAGPIKVFVDGGADRVAMRSGGGVWRTSPAELRELVGRATAAGLQVAAHAIGDGAIEAMCDAVEASGGAHLRHRVEHCTICPPDLQARLAKLGMVAVMQPMAARFGRVASAIFFPARDRSHLVPHGPLLRSGVPVAFSSDLPVVPDPNPWTGIRVAVDDQVNGISLLAALRAYTSAGAYASFEENRKGSLEPGMLADLQVYEGDPLMATGPHPEGPRPRAVLLGGVRVFGSL; this is translated from the coding sequence TTGAAAGCCGACCTCATCCTCGCCGGCGGCCGCATTCGCACGCTCGGACGCTCCGGCCTCAGGACGAACAGCCACCTCGCGGTCGCCGGCGGGCGGGTGATCGCCTGCGGCGGCGCCGAGCTGATGGGTCTTCGAGGCTCGCGCACCCAGGTCGTCAAGCTCTCGGGCTCGGCCGTCCTGCCGGGGTTCAATGACGCGCACGCCCATGTCGTCTACTACGGCCTGACCCGTTTCGGCGCGGACCTTGGGGGCGCGCGGAGCGTCGGTGACATCCTCGATCGATTGAAGGCGCATGCGCGGCGCCTCAAGCCCGGCGAATGGCAGCACGGGATGGGCTACCGGGCGGATGAGCTGGCGGAGCGCCGGCAGCCCCACCGGCGCGAGCTGGACCGCGTCACCGGCCGGCGCCCGTGCTTCATCGACGAGCGTGGCGGCCACGCGCGCGTCGCCAACTCGGCCGCGCTGGAGGTGGCTCGAATCACCGCCGACACAGCGAATCCGCCTGGCGGCCGGATCGGCCGTGAACTTGACGGCACGCCCAACGGGCTGCTGCTCGAGACCGCCATGCGCCTGGTCGCCGACGTGCAGCCGCCGCCGAGCCTCGAGCGCCGAACGCAGGGGATCCTGAGAGCCCAGCGCCTGCTGCTCTCGCGCGGCATCACCTCGGTCGGCGCCGCCGTCAACCGCGGCTTCGCGGACGACCTGCGCGCTTACCAGGGGCTGGCCGCGGGCCGGCGGCTCAAGCTGCGCGTCAACGAGTTCCTCTCCTGGGAGCTGCTGGACGCCGCCTCCAGCCTGGGCGTCCGGGCGGGCTTTGGCGGCGCCCTCGTCAGAGCGGGCCCGATCAAAGTCTTCGTCGACGGAGGTGCGGATCGAGTTGCGATGCGATCGGGCGGGGGCGTCTGGCGCACGTCGCCGGCCGAGCTCCGCGAGCTCGTCGGCCGCGCGACCGCGGCGGGGTTGCAGGTGGCGGCGCACGCCATCGGGGATGGCGCCATCGAAGCCATGTGCGACGCCGTTGAAGCGTCCGGCGGCGCTCACCTGCGCCATCGCGTCGAGCACTGCACCATCTGCCCGCCCGACCTGCAGGCCCGGCTGGCCAAGCTTGGCATGGTGGCGGTCATGCAGCCGATGGCGGCTCGCTTCGGGCGGGTCGCGTCGGCGATCTTCTTTCCGGCTCGTGACCGCTCTCACCTCGTCCCCCATGGCCCCCTGCTGCGATCTGGGGTCCCGGTCGCGTTCAGCTCGGACCTGCCGGTCGTTCCCGATCCCAACCCGTGGACCGGAATTCGCGTCGCCGTCGACGACCAGGTGAACGGCATCAGCTTGCTGGCGGCGCTGCGCGCGTACACGTCGGCCGGCGCCTACGCAAGCTTTGAGGAAAACCGGAAGGGAAGCCTCGAGCCGGGCATGCTGGCGGACCTCCAGGTCTACGAAGGCGACCCCCTCATGGCGACTGGACCCCACCCCGAGGGCCCCCGCCCGAGAGCGGTCCTCCTGGGCGGAGTACGCGTCTTCGGCTCGCTCTAG
- a CDS encoding low-specificity L-threonine aldolase, translating into MTAIDLRSDTVTQPTPEMRRAMMNAPLGDDVFGDDPTVNRLEEVAAARLGKEASVFVPTGTMGNLIGTAVHARAGDEMIADAHSHTFLYEAAGAAAIAGVQIQPVETEAGVMSAEQVVAAVRPRDDSHFPLTAMVSFENTHNLHGGVVWPMPALRAASDAARAQGLRVHLDGARIFNAAVALGVDVADIAACGDTVTFCLSKGLACPAGSMFCGSREAIERARRWRKRLGGGMRQTGVLAAAGLIALDSMVDRLAEDHANARILAEGLAELPGIGCELSRVQTNIVYFDLQQTTASEFEEECRRRGLLGGATGPRRLRFVTHHGISAADIRSALKVCEDVLSA; encoded by the coding sequence GTGACGGCGATCGACCTCCGCTCCGACACCGTCACCCAGCCGACCCCGGAAATGCGACGGGCGATGATGAACGCGCCGCTTGGCGACGACGTTTTCGGCGACGATCCGACGGTCAACCGCCTCGAGGAGGTCGCCGCCGCCCGGCTCGGTAAGGAGGCGTCGGTGTTCGTGCCGACCGGCACGATGGGCAACCTGATCGGCACCGCGGTCCACGCCCGCGCCGGTGACGAGATGATCGCGGACGCGCACTCGCACACGTTTCTCTACGAGGCCGCCGGCGCCGCCGCCATCGCCGGGGTGCAGATCCAACCCGTGGAAACCGAAGCCGGTGTCATGTCGGCGGAGCAGGTCGTCGCTGCGGTGCGGCCGCGTGACGACTCGCATTTCCCCCTGACGGCGATGGTGAGCTTTGAGAACACGCACAACCTGCACGGCGGCGTGGTCTGGCCGATGCCCGCGCTGCGCGCGGCCTCCGACGCGGCCCGGGCTCAGGGCCTGCGGGTGCATCTCGACGGCGCCCGGATCTTCAACGCGGCGGTGGCGCTGGGGGTCGATGTCGCGGACATCGCCGCGTGCGGCGACACCGTGACCTTCTGCCTGTCGAAAGGGCTCGCCTGCCCGGCCGGCAGCATGTTCTGCGGGTCGCGTGAGGCGATCGAGCGGGCCCGGCGCTGGCGCAAGCGGCTCGGCGGTGGGATGCGCCAGACCGGGGTGCTGGCGGCCGCCGGGCTGATCGCCCTCGACAGCATGGTCGACCGCCTGGCCGAGGACCACGCCAACGCCCGAATCCTGGCCGAGGGCCTCGCCGAGCTACCGGGCATCGGCTGTGAGCTCTCGCGAGTCCAGACCAACATCGTGTATTTCGACCTCCAGCAGACGACCGCCTCCGAATTCGAGGAGGAGTGCCGGCGGCGCGGCCTCCTCGGTGGCGCCACCGGTCCGCGCCGCCTGCGTTTCGTGACCCACCACGGCATCAGCGCCGCCGACATCCGGTCGGCGCTGAAGGTCTGCGAGGACGTGCTCAGCGCCTGA